Genomic segment of Candidatus Rokuibacteriota bacterium:
AGGCGCGTGGCCTTCAGCGCGATCTTCATGGGCGGCGCCTCGGCGATCGGAGCGGCCACGAAGCAGCCGACGGCGGTCGGCGGAGTCAGATCGGACAGGAGCCCCCAGTACAGGATGAACATGTGGGCGGCGATCGGCTCGATGCCGACCCTGACCATGGCGGGCGCGATCGTGATCGCCAGGAAGATGTAGCACGCGGAGGCGGTCAGGCCGGTGCCCAGGATGAAGCTGGTGACGGCGCAGAACACGAGGAGCAACCACATGTTTCCACCCGCCAGTCTGGTCAGCTCGTAGCTCATCGTGCCGCCCAGTCCGGTCACGTAGAACGAGCCGATGATGAACCCGACGACACCGAGGATCAGGGTCAGCTCCGCGAGGTACTTCCCCGTGGAGACGATGAACTGCCCGAGGGTCTTCACGGAGAAGCGGCCGTCGCGCCTGAAGATTCCGTACCCGATCAGGAAGGCGGATGCGTAGAACGGCGCCTCGGCTTGCTGCCGGAAGTTGAAGAGAGCCACCATCAGGACCGCGAGCGACACGAGATACGGCCAGCCGGTCTTGAGCGTCTTCCCCAGCAGGGTCAGTTGACTGCGGTCGAGGCCTCTCAGGCCATGCCGAGCCGCAAAGGCATCGGCTTGAACGAACAGACCCCAGTAGTAGAGAACGGTGGGAATCGTCGCCGCCGCGCAGACCGCGGAATACGGGATCCCGAGCACCATGGCCATGAGGAAGGCCGCAGCCCCCATGATCGGGGGCGACAGCGCCCCTCCGAGCGCTCCGCAGGCCACGAGCGCCCCCGCATAGTCGCCGGGGTATCCGGTCTTCTTCATGGCCGGGATGATCGTCGTGCCGGTGACGATCACGTTCGACGCTGTGCTCCCGGTGAAGATCCCGAAGAGTCCGGTCGCGACGATCGAGACCTTGGCCACTCCTCCTCTCACCGTCCCCATGAGGGCGAGTGCGAACTCGAGGAAGAACTTGCCGGCCCCCGTGTACTCGAGCGCGGCCCCGAACACGATGTAGCCGAAGACCAGCTGACCGATCACCTGCATGGGCACGCCCATGACACTGGCGTTGCTGATGAAGTGATAGGCGGCCAGTCCACCGAAGGAGAATGCCGGCGGGCCCCAGAGCATTCCAGGAAGGAAAGGGGCCAGCAGGGGATACACGGAGAAGAACGCCGCCAGCAGGACCAGCCACGATCCGCCGGCCCGCCTCCCGCCTTCCATCAGGATGATCCACAGGAGGATGGACATGACCACCGCCTGTGGAGGCGGAGCCATGCTCCAGCCCTGAGTGACGACGTCGTAACCGTGCCACGAGAGGTACAGGCCGCATCCGAAGACGGCAAGAAACATCAGCCAGTCGTACCAGGGAACCCTTCGTCTCTCCGCGCCTTCCCTGGCCCGGTAGAAGAGGAACCCGAGCGAGCCATAGATCGCCAGGATGCTGTACAGGTAGGAGGTGTCGATCGGCACGGGCACCAGATTCAGGCGGAAGGTGTAGCTCACGCCAACGAGCAGCCCGGCGGCGCTGAGAACCAGGGCCACGACCTGGAACACCCGCTCGCCGGTCCCGCCGGGCTCCGCGGTCACTGCGCGTCCCGCTGGCTGGCGGAGGACCAAGGGGCTGTCACCGGTCACCCGGCGCGCCCGCGCCCGGCCGTTGGTACCTGGGCAGACGCCGCAGCGGCATGAAGTACCGTGGTCGTGACATCCGGCCCACCGGCACCTCGACCAGGACGGGGCGGTCCATCTCGATCGCCTGGTCGACAAGGTCGCCGGCCTCGAGCGGCTCCCGGGCGCGGAGCCCCACCACGCCGAAGGCATCGGCGAGCTTCATGAAGTCCGGGTTGCGAACGCCGCCACCGGCGCAGCACACGACGCGCACGCCCTCGCGGAGCAGCGACGTCACCAGCGCCTCACCGCCGATCATCCTGGCCATCGGCCCCTCCCTCGGACGCCCCCCGTGCCTCGCGCGGCCGGCGGTCGGTGCCGGACTAGTGCTCGATCCTGAATACGGGCCGGTAGGCCGCGAAGGTCTCCTCGAGAAGCTCGCGTCCCGGGTGGCCGTAGACCCCCAGCTTCCTCGACACCTCGACGCCGATCTTCTTCAGGTCGGCGAGCATCTCGGCGGCCTTCACCAGCACGCTGATCGTATCCAGCACCAGGACATCGTCGAGCGTGGTCAGCCCCGTCCTGTAGGCCGCGGTGGCGAGGAAGGCCGGATTCGGCACGATGACCGAGGCCCCGTCGGCGATGGCCTTCCGCGCGGCCACCGCGAACCGCCCTGTGATCTGCGCGGGGTTCGTGAGAGCCAGCGCCACCTCCTCCTCGGTGGCGGGGAAGAAGTAGTTGCCACGGAGATGCTTGCTCTCCAGCCCGTACCGCACCACCTGCTGCCTGTACTTCTCGCAGAAGTGGGCCGAGATCGAGACGATGGCGAACAGCTCGCCCAGCATCGCAGCGAGGTGATAGCTGGTCTGGCTGATGCCGACCACCGGGATGCCGAGCATCTCCCGTCCTTCCTCCAGCCCCGTATCCGAGGTGCAGCCGATGGCGAAGACGTCGTAGCCTTCCTTCTCGGCCCGGAGCATGTTGTTCAGTACCTGGATCTTGTGGTAGTAGGTGACCGACTTGAAGCGATCGATCTCCCGCATCATCACCGGCAGCCCGGTCACGTAGATCTCAGTGTCCGGTCGCGCTGCCCTCCGGCACTGCTCCTCGAGCGTCTTGCCATATGCCTCGAAGGTCTCCTCGTACCGATACGAGCTTGCACTCTGGTACCAGATCCTCATGTGCGCTCCTTATGGCCGTGGCCGGTTCCCGCGCCGCTCCGTCGCGGAGCCCCCTCAGGCCCGCACGGCACGGGCCCGCTCCTGGTCGCGCAGGACCCGGCGCAGGAGCTTGCCGTTGGCCAGCTTGGGCAGCTCCTCCACGAACGCCACCGCGCGAGGCACCTTGAAGCTGGCGAGGCGGTCCCGGCAGCCGGCGATCACGGCCTCGGCGGTCGTGGACGTGCCGGCCCTGAGGACGACGAAGGCCTTGACGATCTCGCCCTTGACCGGGTCTGGCGCGCCGACCACGGCCGCCTCGTAGACCTCCGGCATCGTGTACAGGATCTCTTCCACCTCGCGCGGGTAGACGTTGTAGCCGGCGGTGATGATCAGATCGTCCTTGCGATCGACCAGGAAGTAGAAGCCGTCGGTGTCCTCGTAGGCGAGGTCGCCGGTGTGGAACCACCCTCCCCGGTAGTCGTGCGCGGTCTTGCTGGGCAGACGCCAGAAGCCGGGCGGGATCGACGGGCCGCGCGCGAGCAGCTCGCCGACCGCGCCAGCCGCGACGGGATGGCCTTCCTCGTCGACGATGGCCATCTCCATCTCGGGAAAGGGCAGACGCTTGCCGAGGGAGCCGTACCGCTGCGGCGCCGTGGGCTCCCAGAGGGGAGAGGTGGTCGAGGCCCAGCCGGTGCAGCCATACCAGTCGACGACGACGACTCCGGTGCGGGCGATGAACTCCCGCTGGACCTCGACGGGGATGGGGGCGCCACCCACCACCGCCAGGCGGAGCGAGGTGAGGTCTCGCCGCTCCAGGTCGACATCGCGGGTGAGGTAGACGTACATGGTCGGCACCCCGGAGAAGACCGTGATGCGCTCGCCCTCGATCCGCCGTGCGACCTCCTCCACGTCCCACCGGGGAAGCAGGCGCAGGGTCGCGCCGGTGGCGCAGGCCACCAGGGTCATCATCAGGCCGAAGGTGTGAAAGATGGGCAGCACCATGAGGTGGCGGTCGTCCTGGCGGAGCTGCCAGACCTGGACGTGCCACTGCATCATGCCGACCCACCAGTTGCGGTGAGTGATCATCACGCCCTTGGCCCGGCCGGTGGTCCCGGAGGTGTAGTGAAGGGCGCAGAGATCGTCCGGGTCGCGCTCGACCAGCACCGGGGCGGCGGGTCGGGGCACCAGGTCGGCGAGGCGATGGCTCCCGAAGGGGACGGTGTCGCCCGCGACGACGAGGTGCTCGAGCTGCGGCGCATCGGGCCAGGCCACGTCCAGGAGCGGCAGGAACTCGGGATCGGCGATGATCACCCGGGAGGCGGCATTGCGCAGCACGTAGGAGATCTCGTCCTGCCTGTACATGGTGTTCAGCGGCGAGGCGGCCGCACCCGCCTTGATCGCCGCCCAGTAGCTCACCAGGAAGGCGATGGAGTTCGGCAGCATGATGCTGACCCGGTCGCCGGGGCGCACACCGAGGGCCTGGAGGGCTGCGGCGAGGTTGTCGGTCTGCCGGTCCAGCTCGCGCCAGGTCAGGCTCTCCTCGCCGAAACAGACAGCCGCCTTCTCCGGCAGGCGCCGGGCGTTGTCCACCAGATAGTGAGCCAGGTTCATGGCAAGTCGCTCCTCACGTCGGCCAGCGGAGAGGTTGAGCCACGGGACGCGCCCCCTCTCTCCGGATGAGTGGGGCGGTGCTCCCCGGGGGGAGTCTAGAGCCTATTTCGGGGCTTGGGAAGAGGGGCGATTGGCCAGCGGGCGGGATGTTCTGGTATCCTGAAGGCCCTGTGCGGGAGGAGCCATGAACATCTGCGTCGTGGGAACGGGGTACGTCGGGCTGGTGACGGGCGCCGTGTTCGCCGACCTGGGCAACGATGTCGTATGCGTGGACAAGGTGGCCGGGAAGATCGAGGGGCTCCAGGCCGGGCGCATGCCCATCTACGAGCCCGGGCTCGAGGAGATGGTCGCCCGCAACCTGAGCGACGGCCGGCTCGCGTTCACCGTCGACCTGCCCGCGGCCGTGCGCCAGGCCGACGTCATCTTCATCGCCGTGGGCACGCCGTCCCAGGACAACGGCGAGACGGATCTCTC
This window contains:
- a CDS encoding TRAP transporter fused permease subunit, whose amino-acid sequence is MTAEPGGTGERVFQVVALVLSAAGLLVGVSYTFRLNLVPVPIDTSYLYSILAIYGSLGFLFYRAREGAERRRVPWYDWLMFLAVFGCGLYLSWHGYDVVTQGWSMAPPPQAVVMSILLWIILMEGGRRAGGSWLVLLAAFFSVYPLLAPFLPGMLWGPPAFSFGGLAAYHFISNASVMGVPMQVIGQLVFGYIVFGAALEYTGAGKFFLEFALALMGTVRGGVAKVSIVATGLFGIFTGSTASNVIVTGTTIIPAMKKTGYPGDYAGALVACGALGGALSPPIMGAAAFLMAMVLGIPYSAVCAAATIPTVLYYWGLFVQADAFAARHGLRGLDRSQLTLLGKTLKTGWPYLVSLAVLMVALFNFRQQAEAPFYASAFLIGYGIFRRDGRFSVKTLGQFIVSTGKYLAELTLILGVVGFIIGSFYVTGLGGTMSYELTRLAGGNMWLLLVFCAVTSFILGTGLTASACYIFLAITIAPAMVRVGIEPIAAHMFILYWGLLSDLTPPTAVGCFVAAPIAEAPPMKIALKATRLGLILYIIPFFFVIDPSLVMQGPVWKILVSSLTAMLGVALIGGSLERYILGVGTVSRPVATAFLVAGLMFFYPLWYLDLIGLGIAVLTFAGVKLARARARARAATTSTDASAAAPPARPGGSSASSP
- a CDS encoding AMP-binding protein, with protein sequence MNLAHYLVDNARRLPEKAAVCFGEESLTWRELDRQTDNLAAALQALGVRPGDRVSIMLPNSIAFLVSYWAAIKAGAAASPLNTMYRQDEISYVLRNAASRVIIADPEFLPLLDVAWPDAPQLEHLVVAGDTVPFGSHRLADLVPRPAAPVLVERDPDDLCALHYTSGTTGRAKGVMITHRNWWVGMMQWHVQVWQLRQDDRHLMVLPIFHTFGLMMTLVACATGATLRLLPRWDVEEVARRIEGERITVFSGVPTMYVYLTRDVDLERRDLTSLRLAVVGGAPIPVEVQREFIARTGVVVVDWYGCTGWASTTSPLWEPTAPQRYGSLGKRLPFPEMEMAIVDEEGHPVAAGAVGELLARGPSIPPGFWRLPSKTAHDYRGGWFHTGDLAYEDTDGFYFLVDRKDDLIITAGYNVYPREVEEILYTMPEVYEAAVVGAPDPVKGEIVKAFVVLRAGTSTTAEAVIAGCRDRLASFKVPRAVAFVEELPKLANGKLLRRVLRDQERARAVRA